From a single Nostoc sp. MS1 genomic region:
- a CDS encoding erythromycin esterase family protein: MLDATKTNIVEALRKSVHQLTGAATDYDSLIDLIGNARLVLIGEASHGTHEFYEQRAEITKRLIQEKGFNAVAVEADGPDAYRLNRYVQGVNEDLTPIDALSGFQHFPSWMWRNLDVVKFVNWLREYNDNLNETGVKVGFYGLDLYSMYASIAAVLDYLEQVDPEAANRARSRYACLENFGEDTHSYGYATSLGISESCEGEVIKQLRELQNRVADYTHKQGRLAADEFFYAEQNARIVKNAEAYYRAMFTGRVSSWNIRDRHMAETLEHLMTHLDQQDIPAKIVVWEHNSHLGDARATDMARQGEVNLGQLNHQRLFPRRCEGDGGEGEAKEQRRITNDYGLLTMD; encoded by the coding sequence ATGCTAGACGCAACTAAAACTAATATTGTTGAGGCGTTGCGTAAGTCCGTACACCAACTGACAGGCGCAGCCACAGATTACGACTCATTAATAGACTTAATTGGCAATGCTCGTTTAGTTCTGATTGGCGAAGCTTCCCACGGAACCCACGAATTTTACGAGCAAAGAGCCGAAATTACTAAAAGATTAATTCAAGAAAAGGGTTTTAACGCAGTAGCAGTTGAAGCAGACGGGCCTGATGCCTACCGCTTGAATCGTTATGTCCAAGGCGTAAATGAAGATTTGACACCAATTGATGCACTATCAGGTTTCCAACATTTTCCGAGTTGGATGTGGCGCAATTTAGATGTAGTAAAGTTTGTCAATTGGTTACGTGAATATAATGATAATCTCAATGAGACTGGGGTGAAGGTCGGCTTTTACGGACTAGACCTTTATAGTATGTATGCTTCCATAGCAGCCGTTCTTGATTATCTTGAGCAAGTTGATCCAGAAGCGGCAAATCGCGCTCGTAGTCGTTACGCTTGCTTGGAGAATTTTGGCGAAGATACACACTCTTATGGTTATGCAACAAGCCTTGGTATTAGCGAATCTTGTGAGGGAGAGGTAATTAAGCAACTGCGGGAATTACAAAATAGAGTTGCAGATTATACCCATAAGCAAGGACGACTGGCAGCAGATGAGTTTTTCTATGCTGAACAAAACGCACGGATAGTCAAAAATGCTGAAGCTTACTATCGTGCCATGTTTACCGGAAGGGTGTCTTCGTGGAATATTCGCGATCGCCATATGGCCGAAACCCTAGAACATCTCATGACGCATCTAGATCAGCAAGATATACCAGCCAAAATTGTGGTTTGGGAACACAACTCTCACTTAGGGGATGCTAGAGCCACAGATATGGCACGACAGGGAGAGGTAAACCTTGGCCAATTGAACCACCAGAGACTTTTCCCTCGGCGTTGTGAGGGAGATGGGGGAGAGGGGGAAGCAAAGGAGCAGAGGAGAATAACTAATGACTATGGACTGTTGACTATGGACTAA
- a CDS encoding HdeD family acid-resistance protein codes for MRHKSLGIRKRLARNWWTVALRGAIAIIFGLVALCWPTLTLASLVYLFAGFWLVGGILLAIAAFQERLQDTHSRLLLLEGIIGVVVGAIAFISPGIAGFVLLYLIAIWAISTGLFEIIASMQLRQTIENEWLPAVAGIVSIIFGVMLIIWPVAQALTFLWLIAAYNVLFGMLLLILGLRLRLELRLD; via the coding sequence ATGAGGCATAAATCCTTGGGGATAAGAAAAAGACTAGCTCGCAATTGGTGGACTGTGGCGTTGCGGGGTGCGATCGCTATTATTTTTGGTTTAGTCGCTTTATGCTGGCCGACTCTCACCTTGGCTTCGTTGGTGTATCTGTTTGCAGGTTTTTGGCTAGTGGGGGGAATATTACTAGCGATCGCAGCTTTTCAAGAGCGTTTGCAAGATACTCATAGTAGACTACTCTTACTAGAAGGAATTATTGGGGTTGTAGTAGGAGCGATCGCTTTTATTTCTCCTGGTATTGCTGGATTTGTTTTGCTTTACCTAATTGCGATTTGGGCAATTAGTACTGGTTTATTTGAAATAATCGCTTCTATGCAACTGCGACAAACAATAGAAAATGAGTGGCTTCCCGCAGTAGCCGGGATTGTCTCTATAATTTTTGGTGTAATGTTAATTATCTGGCCAGTAGCTCAGGCATTAACTTTTTTGTGGTTAATTGCTGCCTATAATGTTCTGTTTGGAATGCTGTTATTAATTTTGGGTTTACGCTTACGTCTGGAGTTGAGACTAGACTAA
- a CDS encoding B12-binding domain-containing radical SAM protein gives MKVLLLYPQFPQSFWSYDRFMEIAGLKAVLPPLGIITVAALLPQEWEIRFCDRNVNLETEADWQWCDLVILSAMLVQKPDFHALIQKAVRLGKKIAVGGPYPTSIPQDALNSGADYLILDEGELTVPQFVEAFKQGQEQGIFRSLEKPDVSQSPMPRFDLLQRDAYLMMAIQFSRGCPFNCEFCDIITLYGRKPRTKEPQQTIAELQALYDLGWRGSLFIVDDNFIGNQRNVKRFLRELIPWVKQHNYPFTFITEASVNLAEDDELLQLMSQAGFYAVFLGIETPDQDSLQVTQKLQNTRHPLVEACRKINEAGMLIYAGFILGFDGERPGAGERIRAFVEQTSIPQPMLGILQALPNTALWNRLQKEQRLLESKGIGGTEVGDQNTLMNFIPTRSIDEIAKEYVEGLWMLYEPSSYLKRCFQQCLSIGSLEQRKQTMQFSPGKGLRLVAQLIWHQGLRRPEIRGQFWQQLWAILLKKPQVLNMYLGLCAAGEHFWKYRALARERITQQLGYDPLKVSVLPKPEPMLIK, from the coding sequence ATGAAAGTATTATTGCTCTACCCTCAGTTCCCGCAGTCTTTTTGGTCTTACGATCGCTTCATGGAAATCGCCGGACTCAAAGCCGTATTACCTCCTTTGGGAATTATTACAGTAGCAGCACTTCTCCCTCAAGAGTGGGAAATTAGATTTTGCGATCGCAACGTCAATCTAGAAACAGAAGCCGATTGGCAGTGGTGTGACCTCGTTATCCTTTCCGCAATGCTAGTGCAAAAACCAGATTTTCATGCCCTAATTCAAAAAGCAGTGCGCTTAGGCAAAAAAATTGCAGTTGGTGGCCCTTACCCCACATCAATCCCTCAAGATGCCCTAAACTCTGGAGCGGATTATTTGATTTTGGATGAGGGCGAGTTGACAGTTCCTCAGTTTGTGGAAGCCTTCAAGCAAGGTCAAGAACAAGGAATATTTCGCTCCCTAGAAAAACCTGATGTCAGCCAAAGCCCGATGCCGCGTTTTGACTTGCTGCAACGAGATGCTTACTTGATGATGGCCATCCAGTTTTCTCGCGGTTGCCCCTTCAACTGCGAGTTTTGCGATATTATTACACTCTACGGTCGCAAACCACGCACAAAAGAGCCTCAGCAAACCATAGCTGAGTTACAGGCTCTTTATGATTTAGGCTGGCGAGGGTCACTTTTCATAGTTGACGACAACTTTATTGGCAATCAGCGTAACGTAAAACGCTTCCTGCGAGAGTTAATTCCTTGGGTGAAGCAGCACAACTATCCCTTCACCTTCATCACAGAAGCTTCTGTGAATTTGGCTGAAGATGACGAACTGTTGCAATTGATGAGTCAAGCAGGTTTCTATGCAGTTTTTCTTGGTATAGAGACTCCTGACCAAGATAGCCTGCAAGTAACACAAAAATTGCAAAATACTCGCCATCCTCTCGTGGAAGCCTGTCGCAAGATCAATGAAGCAGGAATGCTGATTTATGCAGGATTTATCCTTGGTTTTGATGGAGAACGCCCAGGAGCAGGAGAACGGATTCGAGCTTTTGTAGAACAAACCAGTATTCCTCAACCGATGTTGGGCATCCTTCAAGCTTTGCCTAATACTGCTTTATGGAACCGTCTGCAAAAAGAGCAGCGTTTATTAGAGAGTAAGGGTATTGGTGGCACTGAAGTAGGCGATCAAAATACCTTAATGAATTTCATCCCCACCCGCTCCATTGATGAAATCGCTAAAGAGTATGTAGAAGGCTTATGGATGTTATATGAACCCAGCAGCTATCTCAAACGCTGTTTTCAGCAATGCCTGAGTATTGGCTCATTAGAACAGCGAAAGCAAACTATGCAATTTTCTCCAGGTAAGGGGTTGCGGCTCGTTGCTCAGTTAATTTGGCATCAAGGCTTACGGCGGCCAGAAATTCGTGGGCAATTTTGGCAACAACTATGGGCAATTCTGTTGAAAAAGCCTCAAGTTCTCAATATGTATTTAGGGCTATGCGCTGCTGGAGAACATTTTTGGAAGTACCGCGCTTTAGCTAGGGAACGGATTACTCAACAATTAGGCTACGATCCACTCAAAGTCTCTGTGTTACCTAAGCCAGAACCAATGTTGATTAAATAA
- a CDS encoding glycoside hydrolase family 31 protein codes for MPQYFGQLHTTEPSWTTLGAVQAIEESDRHISFHCGGPCLKISVIAANLIRVRVTPTGEFSPRRSWAVTQDDEQWQAIEFEVKEQADVVEITTQQLRVVVHRHPCRVECFDLKGQAFAEDVNQGVGWRKGALAGWKKIAAEEHFYGFGERSGLLDQIATTRTNWTFDALDYDVLTDNMYQAIPFFMALRPGLGYGIFFNTTFWSQFDIGVQQPGVWRMETQGGELDYYIIYGPEPANIINTYTQLTGRMSLPPKWSLGYHQCRWSYESQDIVRQLVQEFRQRQIPCDVIHLDIDYMDGYRIFTWNPKRFSEPKALIDDLKQDGFKTVTIVDPGVKYEPEADYLVFDEGLKNDYFVRKTNGQLFHGYVWPDKAVFPDFVRPQVRDWWGSLHKHLTDMGVAGIWNDMNEPALEDRPFGDPGHKIDFPLDAPQGPADEISNHAETHNLYGLMMAQASFQAMAKLRSPERSFILTRSGYAGIQRWSAVWTGDNQSLWEHLEMSIPMLCNLGLSGVAFVGADIGGFAGNATAELFARWMQLGMLYPLMRGHSAMSTERHEPWVFGDRVEKICREYIELRYRLLPYIYTLFWEAATTGAPILRPLLYHFPSDRYTFTLSDQVMLGASLLAAPVYRPGMEYRAVYLPAGRWYDWWTGEAFTGPTHILAHAPLERMPLYVRAGAIIPMAPVMQYVDEQPLNSLTIRIWQGEGEFTLYEDDGRSFEYKNGSSCITSYRVYTQEKQLIVEIGPRNGEYSPRQREIIVELVGVGQQRFVDHGAGRRLVFSLND; via the coding sequence ATGCCCCAATACTTTGGACAGTTGCATACTACCGAGCCATCTTGGACTACTTTAGGAGCAGTACAAGCAATTGAAGAAAGCGATCGCCATATCTCATTTCATTGTGGCGGCCCCTGCTTAAAAATTAGTGTCATTGCCGCAAATTTAATTCGAGTTAGAGTAACGCCTACTGGTGAGTTTTCACCGCGTAGATCATGGGCAGTTACACAGGATGATGAACAATGGCAGGCGATAGAATTTGAGGTAAAAGAACAAGCAGATGTTGTGGAAATTACAACACAGCAGCTACGGGTTGTAGTACATCGCCATCCTTGTCGGGTGGAATGCTTTGACTTGAAAGGACAAGCGTTTGCTGAAGATGTTAATCAAGGTGTAGGCTGGCGTAAGGGTGCGCTCGCCGGATGGAAGAAAATAGCGGCTGAAGAACATTTTTACGGCTTTGGGGAACGCTCAGGTTTACTTGACCAAATAGCTACAACTAGAACCAACTGGACATTTGATGCTCTTGATTACGATGTTCTGACAGACAACATGTATCAAGCCATTCCCTTTTTTATGGCGTTACGTCCAGGGTTAGGTTACGGTATTTTCTTTAACACAACTTTTTGGAGTCAGTTTGATATCGGCGTTCAGCAGCCTGGGGTGTGGCGGATGGAAACTCAGGGAGGCGAACTAGACTATTACATCATCTATGGCCCGGAACCAGCAAATATTATTAATACTTATACCCAGTTAACTGGAAGGATGTCCTTACCTCCAAAATGGTCACTGGGTTATCATCAGTGTCGTTGGAGTTACGAATCACAAGATATAGTTCGTCAATTGGTGCAGGAATTTCGCCAGCGTCAAATTCCTTGTGATGTCATCCATCTTGATATTGACTATATGGATGGTTATAGGATATTTACCTGGAACCCCAAACGTTTTAGTGAACCGAAAGCTTTAATTGATGACCTCAAACAAGATGGTTTTAAAACGGTAACAATTGTTGATCCTGGGGTGAAGTATGAGCCGGAAGCCGATTATTTAGTCTTTGATGAGGGATTGAAGAACGATTATTTTGTCAGGAAAACCAACGGTCAATTATTTCACGGGTATGTATGGCCAGACAAAGCTGTGTTTCCTGATTTTGTGCGTCCACAGGTAAGAGATTGGTGGGGTAGTTTGCACAAACATCTTACAGATATGGGTGTGGCTGGTATTTGGAACGACATGAACGAACCAGCATTAGAAGACCGTCCTTTTGGCGACCCTGGTCACAAAATTGACTTTCCTCTTGATGCTCCCCAAGGCCCAGCAGATGAGATTAGTAACCATGCGGAAACTCATAATTTGTATGGGTTGATGATGGCGCAAGCATCTTTTCAAGCAATGGCAAAATTGCGATCGCCTGAACGTTCATTTATTTTGACACGCTCTGGTTATGCGGGTATTCAACGCTGGTCGGCAGTTTGGACTGGTGACAATCAATCTTTGTGGGAACACCTGGAAATGTCTATACCCATGTTGTGTAACTTGGGTTTATCTGGTGTAGCTTTTGTAGGAGCCGATATTGGTGGTTTTGCGGGCAACGCTACAGCAGAACTATTTGCCCGGTGGATGCAGTTAGGAATGTTGTATCCATTGATGCGGGGACACTCGGCAATGAGTACAGAAAGACATGAACCTTGGGTATTTGGCGATCGCGTTGAGAAAATCTGCCGTGAGTATATTGAACTAAGGTATCGTTTATTACCCTATATTTATACATTATTTTGGGAAGCTGCAACCACAGGTGCGCCCATTCTCCGCCCGTTACTGTATCATTTTCCGAGCGATCGCTACACCTTCACCTTATCAGATCAAGTAATGCTTGGGGCTTCATTATTAGCAGCACCAGTTTACCGTCCTGGCATGGAATATCGAGCAGTATACTTACCCGCAGGTCGTTGGTATGATTGGTGGACAGGCGAAGCTTTTACAGGCCCGACACATATTTTAGCCCATGCCCCCCTAGAACGGATGCCATTATATGTCCGTGCTGGTGCGATTATACCGATGGCTCCAGTCATGCAATATGTAGACGAACAGCCGCTTAACTCATTAACCATTCGCATTTGGCAGGGTGAAGGTGAGTTTACCCTATATGAAGATGATGGTCGGAGTTTCGAGTATAAAAATGGAAGTTCCTGCATAACGAGCTACCGTGTTTATACGCAAGAGAAACAACTCATAGTCGAGATTGGCCCACGCAACGGAGAGTATTCACCAAGACAACGAGAAATAATTGTGGAATTAGTTGGGGTTGGGCAACAGCGTTTTGTTGATCATGGCGCAGGAAGAAGGTTAGTTTTTAGTTTAAATGATTAA
- a CDS encoding RusA family crossover junction endodeoxyribonuclease, with product MTDELLEELDKASRGEAPSPFGKAEFIVKGSPASVQASNDKRDQYINSIKNQFKPLSYVLTGDIILNITWLLPTKSRYETDAKADIDNCLKPIIDAFTGRDGLFIDDCQLRGLYVCWRHIESEDERVIFEFEFVSSEFSLKSELAFVRLEGALCTPVNLNWSHAAKVMWASFLKSGQASKGVLEKLGVSYPAVAGFLGSSRPFHVTRVRGFKIISLSEFVEKKSVGEV from the coding sequence ATGACTGACGAACTGCTTGAAGAGTTAGATAAAGCAAGTCGCGGCGAAGCACCATCACCATTTGGCAAGGCAGAATTTATAGTCAAAGGTTCTCCTGCATCAGTTCAAGCCAGCAACGACAAGCGCGATCAATATATTAATTCAATTAAAAACCAGTTCAAGCCCCTGAGTTATGTACTGACTGGGGATATCATTCTGAATATCACATGGCTTTTACCGACAAAAAGTCGATATGAAACTGATGCAAAGGCAGATATTGATAATTGTCTTAAACCTATTATTGATGCTTTCACAGGGAGAGACGGATTATTTATAGATGATTGTCAATTAAGAGGTTTATATGTATGCTGGCGGCATATTGAATCTGAAGATGAACGAGTAATCTTTGAGTTTGAATTTGTTTCCAGTGAATTTTCATTAAAGAGTGAACTTGCCTTTGTACGATTAGAAGGTGCTCTTTGCACTCCAGTTAATCTAAATTGGTCACATGCCGCTAAAGTAATGTGGGCAAGTTTTCTGAAATCTGGTCAAGCATCAAAAGGTGTTTTGGAAAAGTTGGGAGTTTCTTATCCAGCAGTTGCAGGTTTTCTAGGTTCTAGCCGACCATTTCATGTAACCAGAGTTAGGGGATTCAAGATTATCAGCCTCAGTGAGTTTGTTGAGAAAAAATCAGTGGGCGAAGTATAA
- a CDS encoding DUF5615 family PIN-like protein, whose product MSSIFVCLYLDEDVNVLVGDLLQARGFDVITARDAGQLRATDAEQLAYAVSQARTLVTHNRTDFEELVQNYFDSEQTHYGVIFAVRRSPQEVAQRLLVILNQVTSDEMQNQVRYI is encoded by the coding sequence GTGAGTAGCATATTTGTTTGTCTGTATTTGGATGAAGATGTCAATGTACTAGTAGGCGATTTGCTTCAAGCAAGAGGTTTTGATGTCATTACTGCACGAGATGCAGGGCAACTTCGCGCAACTGATGCAGAGCAACTTGCCTATGCTGTAAGTCAAGCAAGAACTCTGGTTACTCACAACAGAACTGATTTTGAGGAACTTGTACAGAATTACTTTGATTCGGAACAGACGCACTACGGAGTAATTTTTGCTGTTCGTCGTTCTCCTCAAGAGGTCGCACAAAGATTACTCGTCATTCTCAATCAAGTTACCTCAGACGAGATGCAAAATCAGGTTCGATATATTTAG
- a CDS encoding DUF433 domain-containing protein: MVQATEYLYVVRDDEILHGEPIIRGTRTPVRAIVETWRMGIAPEEIPKGMPHLTLGQVFGALTYYSDHQDEINQYIEKNRIPSELIDPLVRDL; encoded by the coding sequence ATGGTTCAAGCAACGGAATATCTTTATGTTGTTCGGGATGATGAGATTCTACATGGAGAACCTATCATCCGAGGAACTCGGACACCCGTCAGAGCAATAGTCGAAACTTGGCGAATGGGTATTGCACCAGAGGAAATCCCCAAAGGGATGCCACACCTGACTTTGGGGCAAGTCTTTGGAGCATTAACTTACTACAGCGACCACCAGGACGAAATTAATCAATATATTGAAAAAAACCGCATTCCTAGCGAATTGATAGATCCATTAGTTAGAGATTTGTGA
- a CDS encoding ribonuclease Z, which translates to MQITFLGTSSGVPTRARNVSSVALRLPQRAELWLFDCGEGTQHQLMRSDLKMSQLSRIFITHMHGDHIFGLLGLLASCGLAGNVQRVDIYGPAGLNEYIQSASRYSHTHFSYPIKVHAVRPGVVYEDEEFTVTCGPLHHRITAFGYRVAEKDRAGRFDVEKAQALQIPPGRVYGQLKRGETVTLADGRVINGAELCGPTEIGRKIAYCTDTIYCDGAVELAKDADVLIHEATFAHQDAEMAFQRLHSTTTMAAQTALAAGAHRLLMTHFSPRYAPGNTVELKDLLQEARAIFPNTNMAYDFMAYEVPRRREAAMSEV; encoded by the coding sequence GTGCAGATTACATTTTTAGGGACGAGTTCTGGTGTACCCACAAGAGCGCGCAATGTATCCAGTGTTGCCCTCAGATTACCCCAACGGGCCGAGTTGTGGTTATTTGACTGTGGGGAAGGTACTCAGCATCAACTTATGCGGAGTGACCTGAAAATGAGCCAATTATCCCGAATTTTTATTACCCATATGCACGGGGATCATATTTTTGGCTTATTGGGGCTTCTTGCTAGTTGTGGCTTGGCGGGTAATGTCCAACGAGTAGATATTTATGGGCCAGCCGGATTAAATGAGTATATCCAGTCCGCTTCGCGTTACTCCCATACACATTTTTCCTATCCGATTAAAGTTCATGCTGTTCGTCCCGGTGTCGTCTATGAAGATGAAGAATTTACCGTAACTTGTGGCCCTTTACATCACCGCATTACCGCCTTTGGCTATCGCGTAGCCGAAAAAGACCGCGCCGGACGTTTTGATGTGGAAAAAGCCCAAGCTTTGCAAATTCCTCCAGGTCGGGTTTATGGTCAACTTAAGCGGGGGGAAACTGTTACCCTGGCTGATGGGCGTGTGATTAATGGTGCAGAGTTATGTGGCCCTACAGAAATTGGGCGGAAGATTGCTTATTGTACAGACACAATTTATTGTGATGGTGCAGTGGAATTAGCCAAAGATGCGGATGTGTTAATTCATGAGGCTACTTTTGCTCATCAAGATGCAGAGATGGCTTTTCAAAGGTTGCACTCAACAACGACAATGGCAGCACAAACTGCTTTGGCGGCTGGCGCACATCGGTTATTGATGACTCATTTTAGCCCTCGTTATGCGCCTGGGAATACTGTGGAGTTGAAGGATTTGCTACAAGAGGCTCGTGCTATTTTTCCTAATACAAATATGGCTTATGATTTTATGGCTTATGAAGTGCCTAGACGGCGAGAAGCGGCGATGAGTGAGGTTTGA
- a CDS encoding transposase: MGYSSDLTDKEWEIIEPLLPTKKKTRPPVWTKRQILNGILYQLKNGCNWADLPRDMPPYSTVFWYYQQWCEGDILTKIMTELHQQVREQVKKNRSGRL, translated from the coding sequence ATGGGTTATTCAAGCGATTTGACAGACAAAGAGTGGGAAATAATTGAGCCATTATTGCCGACGAAGAAGAAAACCAGACCCCCTGTGTGGACAAAGCGGCAAATCCTTAACGGTATACTTTATCAACTGAAGAATGGTTGTAATTGGGCTGACTTACCTAGAGATATGCCGCCATATTCAACAGTATTCTGGTATTACCAGCAGTGGTGTGAAGGGGACATCCTGACGAAAATCATGACTGAGTTGCATCAGCAGGTGCGGGAACAAGTAAAAAAAAACCGCAGTGGACGACTCTAA
- a CDS encoding transposase codes for MIDSQAVKNTCNASVESKGFCFYKCTNGIKRHLAVDILGFPFFTHCTKANVSDDQGLIEMLSKNIDYFKSKPVEQPMTTILVDNGYHPDQLTQALEQIYPEIMTKIQFELSAKPSKAQKQTKGLSGFVPVAARWVIERSNAWVERCKSLVKNFDRTLERSNAKLKLCFIRLMLKRLAVADTA; via the coding sequence ATGATTGACTCACAAGCGGTGAAAAATACTTGTAATGCCAGTGTTGAGTCGAAAGGGTTTTGCTTTTACAAATGCACTAATGGCATCAAAAGACATTTGGCAGTGGATATCTTAGGCTTCCCTTTCTTTACCCACTGCACCAAAGCTAATGTATCTGATGACCAAGGGTTAATTGAAATGCTCTCGAAAAACATTGATTACTTCAAATCTAAACCTGTGGAGCAACCCATGACGACTATTCTGGTAGATAACGGCTATCATCCTGATCAATTGACACAAGCCTTGGAACAGATTTACCCAGAGATTATGACTAAAATTCAATTTGAACTTTCAGCCAAACCATCAAAAGCACAGAAACAGACGAAAGGACTATCTGGATTTGTGCCTGTTGCTGCCAGATGGGTCATTGAAAGATCGAATGCTTGGGTGGAGAGATGTAAAAGTTTAGTCAAAAATTTCGACCGCACACTCGAACGTTCCAATGCCAAGCTCAAGCTATGTTTTATTCGGCTAATGCTCAAACGGCTAGCTGTCGCAGATACCGCCTGA
- a CDS encoding tetratricopeptide repeat protein — MNSDHQYPSSVEIPEINRYIQQAYTRFAQGDIEGAIAHFHAAIFLHPQSAELYTARAQFRKKNLGDYRGAIEDYTQAIYINPHNAFFYYWRSQTYQELGEQQKAIEDYNAAMNLAPEGTIYYVFDKSSKQP; from the coding sequence GTGAATAGCGATCATCAATACCCTAGCTCAGTAGAAATACCAGAGATTAATCGATATATTCAGCAGGCTTATACTCGCTTTGCCCAAGGAGATATCGAGGGAGCGATCGCGCATTTTCATGCAGCAATTTTTCTCCATCCCCAGAGCGCAGAACTTTACACCGCCAGAGCGCAGTTTCGTAAGAAGAATTTAGGTGATTATCGTGGTGCAATAGAGGATTATACTCAAGCAATTTATATTAATCCTCACAATGCCTTCTTTTATTATTGGCGTAGTCAAACCTATCAAGAACTGGGTGAGCAGCAAAAAGCAATTGAAGATTACAATGCTGCGATGAATCTAGCGCCTGAAGGCACTATTTATTATGTTTTTGATAAAAGTAGTAAACAGCCATAG